One genomic region from Arthrobacter sp. FB24 encodes:
- a CDS encoding WhiB family transcriptional regulator: protein MDWRNRAACLDKDPELFFPVGNTGPALLQIEEAKSVCRRCPVVDTCLQWALESGQDAGVWGGMSEDERRALKRRAARARRAS from the coding sequence ATGGATTGGCGTAACCGCGCAGCGTGCCTCGACAAGGACCCGGAGCTTTTCTTCCCAGTAGGAAACACCGGGCCTGCTCTCCTCCAGATCGAGGAAGCGAAAAGTGTGTGCCGCCGCTGCCCTGTGGTGGACACCTGCCTCCAGTGGGCACTCGAATCGGGACAGGACGCCGGCGTCTGGGGCGGAATGAGCGAAGACGAGCGCCGGGCCCTCAAGCGCCGCGCTGCACGCGCCCGTCGGGCTTCCTGA
- a CDS encoding sensor histidine kinase has translation MAIFTDPIREHADFGPGDAEWLHLLVGDWQMVADLAFADLALWFPHPEFGYVALAHVRPSTTHTVFHTDFVGEGIRSDLQPLVDKAWSSRTIERSSETNWSSDMALRVEAVPMVRNGRTLAVVTTHMDLSSSRMPSRLELTYRQCAYDLLRMGTLGLWPDFASPTGSRRGAPRVGDGLIRLDADGIVQYASPNGVSAFRRLGDGESLEGRSLAEVTAGLLRDRRMVDETLPLVVTGRMPWRSEIESRGVSLSLRAIPLRDEQQRFGALVLCRDVSELRRREMELVTKDATIREIHHRVKNNLQTVAALLRMQSRRMVSDEAKQGLEQAMRRVATIALVHETLSQGLTQSVDFDELIGRQFRLSAEVASPSQQVKTARSGLFGELPSDFATPLALVINELVTNAVEHGLEGRTGTVWLLADRSEGDDGDEFLTVTVADDGVGLPETPHVEGLGLQIVRTLVTSELGGSIQWKPREGGGTAVQIVLNLQNR, from the coding sequence GTGGCAATCTTTACGGACCCCATCAGGGAACATGCTGATTTCGGGCCGGGGGATGCCGAGTGGCTGCACCTCCTGGTGGGCGACTGGCAGATGGTCGCCGACCTCGCATTCGCTGACCTTGCCTTGTGGTTTCCGCATCCTGAGTTTGGTTACGTGGCTCTGGCCCACGTCCGCCCCTCCACCACGCATACGGTGTTCCACACCGACTTCGTGGGGGAGGGGATCAGGTCGGATCTGCAGCCCTTGGTTGACAAGGCCTGGAGCAGCCGGACCATTGAGCGCTCCAGCGAGACCAACTGGAGCAGCGACATGGCTCTCCGGGTTGAAGCAGTTCCCATGGTCAGAAACGGCCGGACGCTCGCTGTGGTGACCACGCACATGGACTTGTCCAGTTCACGGATGCCGTCAAGGCTCGAACTGACCTACCGGCAGTGCGCTTACGACCTGCTGCGGATGGGTACCCTCGGCCTGTGGCCCGACTTTGCTTCGCCGACCGGATCCCGCCGCGGCGCCCCGCGGGTGGGCGACGGCCTGATTCGGCTCGACGCGGACGGAATCGTGCAATATGCCAGCCCTAACGGGGTCTCGGCGTTCCGGCGCCTTGGTGACGGTGAATCCCTCGAAGGCAGGTCCCTGGCAGAAGTCACAGCAGGATTGCTGCGGGACCGTCGCATGGTGGACGAAACCCTGCCGCTCGTCGTGACCGGCAGGATGCCGTGGCGCAGCGAAATCGAATCCCGGGGAGTCAGCCTGTCGCTTCGGGCCATTCCGTTGCGGGATGAGCAGCAGCGGTTCGGGGCTCTGGTGCTCTGCCGTGACGTTTCTGAACTTCGGCGCCGGGAAATGGAACTCGTCACCAAGGACGCCACCATCCGCGAGATCCATCACCGGGTGAAAAACAACCTGCAGACCGTGGCGGCGCTGTTGCGGATGCAGTCGCGCCGGATGGTCAGTGATGAGGCCAAGCAGGGCCTCGAGCAGGCCATGCGACGAGTCGCAACGATTGCCCTTGTCCACGAGACGCTTTCCCAGGGGCTGACGCAAAGTGTCGACTTCGATGAGCTGATTGGCCGCCAGTTCCGTCTTTCGGCTGAAGTCGCTTCACCCTCGCAGCAGGTCAAGACAGCAAGATCCGGGCTGTTCGGTGAGCTCCCCAGCGATTTCGCCACCCCGCTTGCCCTGGTGATCAACGAGCTGGTGACGAACGCCGTCGAACATGGCTTGGAGGGAAGGACCGGAACTGTCTGGCTGCTGGCCGACCGCTCGGAGGGTGATGACGGAGACGAGTTCCTGACAGTTACTGTTGCCGATGACGGAGTCGGCCTGCCGGAGACACCGCACGTCGAAGGCCTGGGATTGCAGATCGTCCGGACCCTTGTCACGAGCGAGCTCGGCGGGAGCATCCAGTGGAAACCCCGTGAGGGCGGGGGCACTGCCGTGCAGATTGTCTTAAACCTGCAGAATCGATGA
- a CDS encoding NAD-glutamate dehydrogenase gives MSSGSSVEDQSVLLGAREGYFGDYYEHLAEEDSRAYSPDVLAARAETHREVAAVRVPGTANVRIVDEPDCSVVYIVTDDMPFLVDSVNAELVRQNSAIHLVLHPLFVVTRNRETARLTKVDRVPSSIGISSGDTAAMPSLSHLIAQGDNASHMESWIAVEIGLASEEAHVRLIEGIERVLGDVRAAVEDWPKMRNKALQIAQDLDNVANPSQIEELRQAQDLLRWLDDGNFTFLGYREYDLVTESGEDVLELREESGLGLLRSGADGHHVQHLTVAGRKKAREKRALVITKANSRSTVHRPAYLDYIGVKSFDAAGNVNGEQRFIGLFATSAYAGSVRNIPIVREKVEAVLRSAGFPPHSHSGKDLLGILETYPRDELFQIEISDLAATATGIQRLQERRRTRLFLRPDIYGRFMSALVYLPRDRYTTNVRLRIEQELRETFHAVSIDYEARMTESALARLFFRIRLPKDADVSDVNVEELEKRLVRAARSWSEGITEVLRASATDDDNKGLASAWAEAFPASYRVDYEVEDALTDIARFEKYGSAAELAEKGTQERPGVHVYLPEGAGATLEEDARVKLYMLEPKSLSQILPYFHNLGLEVLDERPFEIETADKRDFFLYDLGLKYPAGVAPLATGQLLADAFGAAVSGDVESDSFDRLVLREGMHWRQIVVLRAYAKYMRQMGNTNSFGFIADTLLANPDVTRSLSALFAARFDPAVEDDVRTQRQTTVRAELAAAIEQVATLDADRVLRTFANLIEATLRTNFYQQKPYLSFKLNPAAIDGLAFPRPMYEIWVYSPRVEGVHLRFGKVARGGLRWSDRREDFRTEILGLVKAQTVKNAVIVPTGAKGGFFAKQLPDPAVDRTAWMAEGVESYKTFIRGLLDLTDNLITTPEGEAVVPPADVVRHDDNDNYLVVAADKGTATFSDIANGLSAEYGFWLGDAFASGGSVGYDHKAMGITARGAWESVKRHFSELDLDTQSEPFTVVGVGDMSGDVFGNGMLLSQHIRLLAAFDHRHIFLDPNPDEATSYAERQRLFDLPRSSWDDYDKSLISEGGGVFGRQAKSIPVSDQVRVALGLPDGTTELSPPELLRAILLAPADLLYNGGIGTYVKASTETHAEVGDKANDAIRVDGRDLRVKVVGEGGNLGMTQRGRIEAALQGVILNTDAIDNSAGVDCSDHEVNIKIFVDRMVAAGKLDAAERADFLASMTDEVGRLVLEDNIDQNILLLNDRIRVAEWSPSYERLMDWLEKSADLKRELEALPTTATLRERLEQGQGLTSPELSVLAAYAKIELATALRESDLADDPWFRQTLRAYFPKQLRERFDAELDTHPLRREIIATVVANDMINLGGITFAFRTIEETSANEAAVAKAFVALREIYELDVMVAELNELPASFPTEHWSTVHLDIRRLLDRAVRWVLGQGSGSRPISEIVDEFKPLMDPMRARLLDYLRGEDRARVAAWLEKARSWELPEDLAHRWAELFESFVLLDIAKIAHISPEPVEGIAHVYYTVFDRFHVDSLLERITKLPRRDRWQALARAALRDDLYSTISDITTSVLESTSAGAPAEDRVLDWEGLNAEQLNRARSMFDEVNSLEADDMASLSVALRLLRSIVRR, from the coding sequence ATGTCGTCTGGGTCCAGCGTGGAGGATCAGTCCGTTTTGCTCGGAGCCCGTGAGGGGTACTTCGGAGACTACTACGAGCACCTTGCGGAGGAGGACTCCCGGGCGTATTCACCCGATGTCCTCGCCGCCCGCGCCGAAACCCACCGAGAAGTGGCTGCTGTCCGCGTCCCCGGCACGGCCAACGTCCGGATTGTGGACGAACCCGATTGCAGCGTGGTGTACATCGTCACGGACGATATGCCGTTCCTGGTGGACTCCGTAAACGCGGAGCTCGTTCGCCAGAACTCGGCCATCCATCTCGTACTCCACCCGCTTTTTGTTGTGACGCGTAACCGGGAAACCGCTCGACTCACAAAAGTGGACAGGGTCCCGTCCAGCATCGGCATTTCCAGCGGCGACACTGCAGCCATGCCGAGCCTGTCACACCTTATTGCCCAGGGGGATAACGCCTCGCATATGGAGTCGTGGATCGCTGTCGAAATCGGACTTGCCAGCGAGGAAGCGCATGTGCGGCTCATCGAAGGCATCGAACGCGTCCTCGGGGATGTCCGGGCCGCTGTGGAAGACTGGCCGAAGATGCGCAACAAGGCGCTTCAGATCGCCCAGGACCTGGACAACGTAGCCAACCCCTCGCAGATCGAGGAATTGCGCCAGGCCCAGGACCTCCTTCGGTGGCTGGACGACGGCAACTTCACCTTCCTTGGGTACCGCGAATACGACCTCGTCACCGAGTCCGGCGAGGACGTGCTGGAACTGCGGGAGGAGAGCGGCCTCGGGCTGCTGCGCAGCGGCGCCGACGGACACCACGTCCAGCACCTCACGGTCGCGGGCCGCAAGAAGGCGCGCGAAAAGCGCGCCCTGGTCATTACCAAAGCCAATTCCCGGTCCACAGTGCACCGGCCGGCATACCTGGACTACATCGGAGTCAAGAGCTTTGACGCCGCCGGAAACGTCAACGGCGAGCAGCGGTTCATCGGCCTTTTCGCCACCAGCGCCTACGCTGGCTCCGTCAGGAACATTCCGATTGTCCGCGAGAAGGTAGAAGCTGTCCTCCGCAGTGCCGGGTTCCCGCCGCACTCGCACTCCGGCAAGGACTTGCTGGGCATTCTTGAAACTTACCCCCGCGACGAGCTGTTCCAGATCGAGATTTCGGACCTTGCCGCGACGGCAACCGGGATCCAGCGGCTTCAGGAACGGCGGCGCACCCGGCTGTTCCTGAGGCCTGATATCTACGGCCGGTTCATGTCCGCACTGGTGTATCTTCCCCGCGACCGCTACACGACCAACGTCCGCCTCCGCATTGAGCAGGAACTCCGCGAGACCTTCCACGCAGTCTCCATTGACTACGAAGCCAGGATGACCGAGTCCGCGTTGGCCCGGTTGTTTTTCCGTATCCGGTTGCCCAAGGATGCCGACGTCAGCGACGTCAATGTTGAGGAGCTTGAGAAGAGGCTCGTCCGGGCTGCGCGTTCGTGGAGCGAAGGCATCACCGAAGTGCTGCGTGCCAGCGCCACCGATGACGACAACAAAGGGCTTGCCTCGGCCTGGGCCGAGGCCTTCCCCGCCAGCTACCGCGTTGACTACGAGGTTGAGGACGCTCTTACGGACATCGCGCGGTTCGAGAAGTACGGGTCGGCTGCTGAGCTGGCTGAAAAGGGCACGCAGGAACGGCCCGGGGTCCACGTGTACCTGCCGGAGGGGGCCGGAGCCACGCTCGAAGAGGACGCCCGGGTCAAGCTCTACATGCTTGAGCCGAAGAGCCTTAGCCAGATTCTGCCGTACTTCCATAATCTTGGTCTTGAAGTGCTCGATGAACGGCCTTTCGAGATCGAGACGGCCGACAAGCGGGATTTCTTCCTGTACGACCTCGGCCTCAAATACCCCGCCGGGGTGGCCCCCCTCGCGACCGGCCAGTTGTTGGCGGACGCTTTCGGCGCCGCCGTTTCCGGTGATGTCGAGTCGGACAGTTTCGACCGGCTGGTCCTGCGCGAGGGCATGCACTGGCGCCAGATCGTGGTCCTCCGCGCTTATGCGAAATACATGCGCCAGATGGGCAACACGAACTCGTTTGGATTCATTGCCGACACGCTGCTGGCCAATCCGGACGTGACCCGCTCCCTGAGCGCCCTGTTCGCGGCGCGCTTTGACCCCGCCGTCGAGGACGATGTCCGGACGCAGCGCCAGACGACCGTCCGCGCGGAACTGGCAGCCGCCATCGAACAAGTCGCCACGTTGGACGCCGACCGTGTTCTCCGGACGTTTGCGAACCTCATCGAGGCCACACTCCGAACGAACTTCTACCAGCAGAAGCCGTACCTAAGCTTCAAACTCAATCCGGCCGCGATCGACGGCCTGGCCTTCCCGCGCCCGATGTATGAAATCTGGGTGTACTCGCCCAGGGTGGAGGGCGTGCACCTGCGCTTCGGCAAGGTGGCCCGTGGCGGGCTGCGCTGGTCCGACCGGCGCGAGGACTTCCGCACCGAAATCCTTGGCCTTGTTAAAGCACAGACCGTCAAGAATGCCGTCATCGTTCCCACCGGCGCCAAGGGCGGATTCTTCGCCAAGCAACTCCCGGACCCTGCCGTCGACCGGACGGCGTGGATGGCGGAGGGCGTGGAAAGCTACAAGACGTTCATCCGCGGGCTTCTGGACCTTACGGACAACCTGATCACCACTCCGGAGGGCGAAGCTGTGGTTCCGCCGGCCGACGTCGTCCGCCATGACGACAACGACAACTACCTCGTCGTCGCTGCCGACAAGGGAACCGCAACATTTTCGGACATCGCTAACGGTCTCTCGGCCGAGTACGGCTTTTGGCTTGGCGATGCGTTCGCCTCCGGCGGCTCCGTGGGCTACGACCACAAAGCCATGGGGATCACGGCGCGGGGCGCGTGGGAATCGGTCAAGCGCCACTTCAGCGAACTGGACCTGGATACACAGTCTGAGCCGTTCACAGTGGTGGGCGTGGGCGATATGTCCGGGGACGTCTTTGGCAATGGAATGCTGCTTTCGCAGCACATCCGGCTGCTGGCGGCATTCGACCACCGCCACATCTTCCTGGATCCGAATCCGGATGAGGCCACGTCCTACGCAGAACGGCAGAGGCTGTTCGACCTGCCCCGGTCCTCCTGGGACGATTACGACAAATCCCTCATCAGCGAAGGCGGCGGCGTCTTCGGACGGCAGGCAAAGTCCATTCCGGTCTCTGATCAGGTGCGCGTCGCCCTCGGACTGCCGGACGGCACCACCGAACTGAGCCCGCCGGAACTCCTACGAGCCATTCTCCTGGCGCCCGCGGACCTGCTGTACAACGGCGGCATCGGAACATACGTGAAGGCAAGTACCGAAACGCATGCCGAGGTGGGAGACAAAGCGAACGACGCCATCCGCGTCGACGGCCGCGACCTTCGCGTCAAAGTGGTCGGAGAAGGCGGAAACCTGGGCATGACTCAGCGCGGACGTATTGAAGCAGCGCTTCAGGGAGTCATCCTGAACACCGACGCCATCGACAACTCGGCCGGCGTCGACTGCTCGGACCACGAGGTGAACATCAAGATCTTCGTTGACCGCATGGTTGCCGCCGGAAAGCTCGACGCTGCGGAGAGGGCGGACTTCCTGGCGTCGATGACGGATGAAGTCGGGCGGCTCGTCCTGGAAGATAACATCGACCAGAACATCCTGCTTCTCAACGACCGCATCCGTGTTGCGGAGTGGAGCCCCAGCTATGAGCGCCTCATGGACTGGCTGGAGAAATCCGCTGACCTCAAACGAGAGCTTGAAGCCCTACCGACAACGGCGACGCTCCGGGAACGCCTGGAACAGGGGCAAGGGCTGACCTCGCCCGAGCTTTCGGTACTCGCGGCTTACGCGAAGATCGAACTCGCAACGGCACTGCGTGAGAGCGATCTCGCGGACGATCCGTGGTTCAGGCAGACCCTGCGTGCGTACTTCCCCAAGCAGCTTCGGGAAAGGTTCGACGCCGAGCTCGATACCCATCCGCTGCGTCGGGAGATCATCGCCACTGTCGTGGCCAACGACATGATCAACCTCGGTGGCATTACGTTTGCGTTCCGCACCATTGAGGAGACGTCCGCCAATGAAGCGGCCGTAGCCAAAGCATTCGTTGCGCTCCGCGAGATCTACGAGCTGGACGTCATGGTGGCGGAGCTCAACGAACTGCCGGCCTCCTTCCCGACAGAGCACTGGAGCACCGTCCACTTGGACATTCGGCGGCTTCTGGACCGCGCGGTCCGGTGGGTGCTGGGCCAGGGCAGCGGTTCCCGGCCGATTTCGGAAATCGTGGACGAATTCAAGCCGCTGATGGATCCGATGCGTGCCCGTCTCCTCGATTACCTGCGTGGTGAGGACCGTGCCCGCGTCGCCGCGTGGCTGGAAAAGGCCCGAAGCTGGGAACTTCCGGAGGATCTTGCCCACCGCTGGGCCGAGCTGTTCGAAAGCTTCGTGCTGCTCGACATCGCCAAGATTGCCCACATCAGTCCGGAGCCGGTGGAGGGCATCGCGCACGTGTACTACACGGTGTTTGACCGGTTCCATGTGGACTCCCTCCTGGAAAGGATCACCAAGCTTCCGAGGCGGGACCGCTGGCAGGCACTTGCCCGCGCCGCCTTGCGCGACGACCTTTACTCCACGATTTCGGACATTACGACGTCGGTCCTTGAGTCCACGTCGGCCGGAGCCCCCGCGGAGGACCGGGTACTGGACTGGGAAGGCCTGAATGCCGAGCAGCTCAACCGTGCCAGGAGCATGTTTGACGAGGTCAACTCACTCGAAGCGGACGATATGGCGTCACTGTCGGTAGCATTGAGGCTCTTGAGGTCAATCGTCCGACGCTAG
- a CDS encoding AAA family ATPase: MSIPVVTVGQSREDLVGGLERLHGPVTVVRRCSELTELLAACQSGLARAAVVAEGSDELTASLVDRLTAVGVVIVALTDSASEAARLTAIGVTVAPAGVDSAALAGRISGAVAQWAPPGSFQADDRGFADPGAAIRTLPGAGDDFQAEPSGAGRIISVWGPAGSPGRTLVAANMAGELAAAGNSVLLVDADSYGASVAGVLGLLDESAGLAQACRLADLGQLDADALLKVATPVALKTGTLQVLTGITRADRWTELRASALGVVFEKAREVADYTVVDTGFCLEADEELSFDTMAPRRNAATLRSLELADTVYAVGSADSIGVPRLVRGLSELEAAVPQASPQVLLNKVRASAAGRFPERQLRDAWERYGPAEGISAFLPSDIAACDTALLSGNLLLEAAPESGLRQAIAEIVCAPAQQKRRSSVFSSTAKRLLKG; the protein is encoded by the coding sequence ATGAGCATTCCGGTAGTCACGGTCGGGCAATCCCGCGAGGACCTGGTCGGTGGCTTGGAGCGCCTTCATGGACCGGTCACCGTCGTGAGGAGGTGCTCGGAACTGACTGAGCTTCTGGCCGCCTGCCAGAGCGGACTTGCACGGGCGGCCGTCGTCGCCGAAGGAAGCGACGAACTGACGGCTTCGCTTGTTGACCGGCTCACTGCCGTGGGCGTCGTGATCGTTGCGTTGACCGACAGCGCATCGGAGGCGGCTCGCCTGACAGCGATCGGCGTTACGGTTGCGCCGGCGGGCGTGGACTCGGCGGCACTGGCAGGCAGGATCTCGGGCGCAGTTGCCCAGTGGGCCCCTCCCGGCTCGTTTCAGGCGGATGACCGCGGTTTCGCTGACCCTGGTGCCGCCATCCGGACCCTGCCGGGGGCGGGAGATGATTTCCAGGCAGAGCCGTCCGGTGCAGGCCGGATCATCAGCGTCTGGGGTCCGGCGGGGTCACCGGGCCGGACGCTGGTGGCAGCCAACATGGCCGGCGAATTGGCCGCTGCGGGGAACTCAGTCCTCCTGGTCGACGCTGACAGCTATGGAGCGAGTGTTGCGGGGGTCCTGGGACTGCTGGACGAATCTGCGGGGTTGGCGCAGGCCTGCCGGTTGGCCGATCTGGGCCAACTGGATGCCGACGCCCTGCTGAAGGTCGCAACCCCAGTCGCCCTGAAGACGGGTACGCTGCAGGTTCTGACCGGGATCACACGCGCGGATCGCTGGACGGAGTTGCGCGCATCCGCCCTTGGCGTTGTCTTCGAGAAAGCCCGTGAAGTAGCGGACTATACGGTTGTGGACACAGGATTCTGCCTCGAGGCAGACGAGGAACTCAGTTTTGACACCATGGCCCCGCGCAGGAATGCCGCCACGCTTCGGAGCCTTGAACTCGCGGACACCGTTTACGCTGTGGGGTCAGCCGACTCCATTGGTGTGCCGCGGCTGGTCCGGGGCCTTTCTGAGCTTGAAGCTGCGGTTCCCCAGGCGTCGCCGCAGGTGCTTCTGAACAAAGTCCGCGCTTCCGCCGCCGGACGCTTCCCCGAGCGCCAGCTGCGGGACGCGTGGGAAAGGTACGGGCCGGCGGAAGGGATTTCCGCTTTCCTTCCATCAGACATCGCCGCCTGCGACACGGCACTCTTGTCCGGCAACCTTCTGCTCGAGGCCGCACCCGAATCAGGACTCCGGCAAGCGATCGCAGAAATCGTTTGTGCACCCGCCCAGCAAAAACGCCGATCCTCTGTCTTTTCTTCCACAGCGAAGCGCCTTCTAAAGGGTTAG
- a CDS encoding SAF domain-containing protein yields MSASTTTTAVRLKKPSWKDPRLLLGLLLVLASVAGVVSLVGAADQTTEVYAAKGPIAVGERLTAENVNRVKVRLGDVEGHYVTAEAGLPDGMVAVQRIGPDQLVPRDSLGKPDALNRKPVAITIDEALPEQVAAGSRVDAWVALPDARNGFSEPKLLLPGAEIAEVTPGSTALGSSRSTVVMVLVTDEQMPRLLGAQANKAKISVVWNPGGGTS; encoded by the coding sequence GTGAGCGCAAGCACGACGACGACGGCAGTCAGGCTGAAGAAGCCTTCCTGGAAGGATCCCCGGCTCCTGCTCGGACTCCTGCTGGTTCTGGCGTCCGTGGCCGGTGTTGTGTCGTTGGTGGGCGCGGCCGACCAGACCACCGAGGTCTATGCGGCAAAAGGGCCGATCGCCGTGGGGGAGAGACTCACGGCTGAGAACGTCAACCGGGTAAAAGTCAGGCTCGGTGACGTCGAAGGGCACTACGTCACTGCGGAAGCCGGGCTTCCCGACGGCATGGTTGCGGTACAGCGGATCGGCCCGGACCAGTTGGTCCCGCGGGACAGCCTCGGCAAGCCCGATGCACTAAACCGCAAGCCGGTCGCAATCACCATCGACGAAGCCCTGCCGGAGCAAGTGGCTGCCGGCTCGCGGGTGGACGCCTGGGTGGCGCTTCCGGATGCGCGAAACGGGTTCAGCGAGCCGAAGCTACTGCTTCCCGGCGCCGAGATCGCCGAGGTCACTCCCGGCTCGACGGCGCTGGGGTCTTCCCGGTCTACCGTGGTCATGGTGCTCGTCACTGACGAGCAGATGCCGAGGCTGTTGGGAGCGCAGGCGAACAAGGCCAAGATATCGGTCGTCTGGAACCCGGGCGGTGGAACCTCATGA
- a CDS encoding helix-turn-helix domain-containing protein encodes MPRFLTLADVAEQLQINSPAAYALVRSGELKAIQVGGRGQWRVEEKMLEQYIEERYAEADRMIQQAKSKSV; translated from the coding sequence ATGCCCCGATTCCTGACCCTCGCAGACGTAGCCGAACAGCTGCAGATCAACTCCCCGGCAGCCTATGCGCTCGTGCGAAGCGGCGAACTCAAGGCCATCCAGGTGGGCGGGCGCGGACAGTGGCGTGTCGAAGAAAAGATGCTGGAACAGTACATTGAAGAGCGCTACGCCGAGGCGGACCGGATGATCCAGCAGGCCAAGTCCAAGTCCGTCTGA
- a CDS encoding LysM peptidoglycan-binding domain-containing protein: protein MVVSRGRVLGSDATLAVAILLLGFFLAATGASLMERWQRSSAKAQSLGFEDLLGFVVNAAGLIVVTWWVLSMLSAFASAALERAGRNRAAAVTGKFSPAFMRRLALAAVGVQLLGAPLAHAAADPADPRWSPTSNPATAAVWTPTGQPAEGRAAVMSALSAVSTSVEGVDPRWKPNAPHVSPGPLAAQPSRSARQQPVDDRGHVTVVAGDSLWSIAARQLGGSQASDLEIALEWPRWYEANRAAIGDNPNSLLPGQVLRPPSGS, encoded by the coding sequence ATGGTGGTTTCACGCGGCAGGGTGCTGGGCTCGGACGCAACCCTCGCGGTGGCGATTCTGCTCCTTGGCTTCTTTCTGGCGGCAACCGGGGCCTCGCTTATGGAGCGCTGGCAGCGGTCATCTGCAAAAGCCCAGTCCCTGGGCTTCGAAGACCTGCTCGGATTTGTCGTCAACGCCGCAGGACTCATCGTCGTCACCTGGTGGGTCCTGTCCATGCTGTCAGCATTTGCGTCCGCCGCCCTCGAGCGTGCCGGACGCAACCGGGCTGCGGCGGTCACCGGAAAGTTCAGTCCGGCCTTCATGCGCAGACTCGCCCTCGCCGCAGTCGGAGTACAACTATTGGGCGCGCCGCTTGCCCATGCAGCGGCGGATCCGGCGGACCCTCGGTGGAGTCCAACGTCCAATCCGGCCACCGCAGCGGTTTGGACCCCTACCGGACAGCCGGCTGAAGGCCGCGCCGCCGTTATGTCCGCCTTGTCTGCAGTCTCCACATCCGTTGAGGGCGTGGATCCACGCTGGAAACCGAATGCACCCCACGTGTCCCCGGGCCCCCTGGCGGCACAACCTTCTAGGTCCGCCCGCCAGCAACCTGTCGATGACCGCGGGCACGTCACCGTGGTGGCCGGGGACTCTCTGTGGAGCATTGCAGCCAGGCAGCTGGGCGGGTCCCAGGCATCCGATCTCGAAATCGCCTTGGAATGGCCGCGATGGTATGAGGCCAACAGGGCTGCCATAGGAGACAACCCCAATTCACTTCTCCCGGGACAGGTCCTCCGGCCTCCATCCGGATCGTAG
- a CDS encoding Rv3235 family protein, with product MSALHLVPTSPALERPAAGDQPARRLAAVPAAGSPAPRQHTAGTPPTPRPGDPGDATKNGRALQIVSENKEVCAITRGTVQAAIEVLAGTRPIQQLSRRLDQRCLASLQHRAALTRRLAAGPSPTAGRLHRNPAVRSVRACEVASGVYEASAVVVDELRVRAVAVRLERSNQVWRITALEIG from the coding sequence ATGAGCGCATTGCACCTGGTCCCCACATCTCCCGCGTTGGAACGACCGGCGGCCGGTGACCAGCCAGCCCGCCGGCTGGCAGCAGTCCCGGCCGCCGGCAGCCCTGCCCCGCGTCAGCACACGGCCGGCACGCCGCCAACGCCTCGGCCGGGTGACCCGGGTGACGCCACCAAGAACGGGCGGGCCCTGCAGATAGTGAGCGAGAACAAGGAGGTCTGCGCAATTACCCGCGGTACCGTCCAGGCCGCCATCGAAGTGCTGGCAGGAACACGTCCCATCCAGCAACTCTCCCGAAGGCTTGATCAGCGGTGCCTGGCCTCACTCCAGCACCGCGCGGCGCTGACCCGTCGGCTGGCGGCGGGACCCTCACCCACGGCAGGACGCCTGCACCGTAATCCCGCAGTCAGATCGGTCCGCGCCTGCGAAGTCGCGTCCGGAGTCTACGAGGCAAGTGCCGTAGTAGTGGATGAACTAAGGGTCCGCGCAGTCGCCGTGCGGCTTGAGCGCAGCAATCAGGTATGGCGGATCACGGCTCTGGAGATCGGCTGA